TTGAAAATGGAGTTGGAAAGTGTTTATGACTTAACTTTAATTCTTTGTGCCTTCATTTTTTTTGAGGTGGTGATAAATACTGTGTGTGCCGGTGATGAAGTCGAATCTACGTCTTTTCATAAATTAGCACAACAAGCACAAAAAAAAGATCTTTCGATCTCCTTTAGTTACGGAAGTAGGGTCTGACCGCCGACCGCTCACACCTACGTTCTTTGAGTTTTGAACCCAATTGGTCGTAAAAAAAGAAAGGAGAAAACCTTGCGATTCTCTCCTTTTGTAGCGGGAGTAGGATCGGGACGCCGACCGCTCGCACCTACGTCCTTTGAGTTATGAACCTAATTGGTCGTAAAAAAAGAAAGGAGAAAATCTTGCGATTCTCTCCTTTTGTAGCGGGAGTAGGACTCGAACCTACGACCTTTGGGTTATGAGCCCAACGAGCTGCCAACTGCTCCATCCCGCGATATGGGATTGCAAAAGTAGGAGTTTTTTTTGCAATAGCAAAACATGCAGTAATAATATTTATAAAATAATGCGGTCGATATACTTTAGCTATTTATTAGGATCAAGTTTTTAGCTTTATCTTTGCAACATGCAAGACAATCACAAAGCTGGTTTTATAAGTATTGTAGGTAAGCCAAATGTGGGGAAATCCACGCTCATGAATGAGTTGGTAGGTGAAAAACTATCTATAATCACTTCCAAGGCACAAACAACCCGACACCGAATCATGGGTATAGTGAACGGTGAAATGGAAAATCAAGAGTTTCAAATTGTATATAGTGACACTCCTGGGATTATAAAACCTCAGTACGAACTCCATAATAGCATGATGGAATTTGTTCATGGCTCGCTAGAAGATGCAGATGTGGTACTTTTTGTTACCGATATTTTTGAGAAATACGATGAAGAAGACGTAATTCAAAAGCTCGGAAAAAGTGAAGCACCAGTCATCCTGATTATCAATAAGATTGATTTAGCTACTCAGGAGCAGATAGATGAGAAAATTGCACACTGGAACACCATTCTAAATGCAAGAGAAGTATTGACTGTTTCTGCATTGCACGGAAAAGGCGTTTTGGAAGTATTGGTTAATATTATTCAGTTACTTCCTGTGCATCCACCATACTTTCCCAAAGATGAGCTTACAGATAAGCCTGAGCGATTCTTTGCAGCTGAGATCATCAGAGAAAAAATTCTTGAGAATTATAAAAAAGAGATTCCGTATGCTTGCGAAGTCGTGATAACGGAATTTAAAGAAGAAGAGAAGATTATTCATATCTATGCTGAGATTTATGTAGAACGAGCTACTCAGAGAGCAATTTTGCTAGGTCACAAGGGAGAAAGAATAAAGAAAGTAGGAACTGATGGCCGAATTAAAATGGAAGAGTTTTTCGGCAAAAAAGTTTTTTTACAAACCTATATCAAAGTAGAACCAGACTGGAGGCTTAAAAAAGACAAACTGAAAAAGTTTGGGTATTAAACCATGATTTACCTCATCCTTAGCATTTGTTGTTCGGCTTTGCTTTTGGTTAATTTTCGTGTATTTCCACGATTTGAGATTAATACCTATCAAGCCATTGCCTTCAATTATACGGTATGTTTCGCAACTGGAATGGCATTAATGCCAGCTGGGCAATCTTTTCAATTAGATTTTGGGCAAAACTGGACTTGGTACTGTCTGTTATTGGGAGTTGGTTTTGTTGTAACATTTATATTGAGCGGTCAATCAACTCAAAAAATGGGCATCACAGTAACTTCACTTGCCAATAATGTGTCACTGGTGATTCCGGTCTTGGTGAGTTTGTTTTTGCTCAATACACAAGGAAAGGTATTCGATTGGCTTAATTACTTAGGTTTGATTTTGGCAATCATTGCGGTGGCTTTGAGTGCAATAAAGAAAGAAAAAGCTGCGAAGGACAAGTCTGCAATTTATCTGCCTATTGCAGTTTTTATAATGTATGGGCTTACAAATGCAGCAATTAACTACCTCAATATTAATTTTATTCCCAATCCAGAACTTACTATTCCAGTTACTTTGGTAATGGTTTTTGGGGCAATGATTACAGGGTATTTGCTCGCAATAGTTAGGTATTTCAAGAATAAAGAGAAGATAGAGGTTAAAAATCTCCTTGCAAGTATTTCGCTTGGAGTACCCAACTTCCTTTCTTTCTATTGGATAATTTTGGCTTTGACCTCGTTTGGGAATAGTGGAGCGTATGTTTATCCACTTTATAATGTGGGTGTTATACTACTTTCGAGCTTTATTGCTTGGCTCATTTTTAAGGAAAAGCTTAATAACTTGAACAAAGCAGGATTGGTTTTTGCCATTTTGGCAATTGTTTTAATCTCATACCAAGAATTGTTTTTGCTATTTTAAGGTTTATTCAAAAGGCTGGAGTTAAAATACTTATCTTTGCAGCCCTTTTGAAAAAGGGTTTAAACGTTAGAAAATATCATGTCAAATATAGTCGCAATTGTAGGCCGACCAAATGTAGGAAAATCAACTCTTTTCAATCGATTGATTGAGCAAAGGGTAGCAATTACTGATAATGAGTCAGGTGTTACACGCGATAGGCACTATGGCCAATCAGTGTGGACGGAGAAGTATTTCTCGGTAATTGATACTGGTGGTTACATTGTCGGTTCAGAGGATAAATTTGAAGCTGCGATTAGAGAGCAGGTTGAAATTGCATTGGAAGAAGCAGATGTCGTAATCTTTGTGGTAGAAACCATGAGTGGACTCACTGACTTAGATAAAGACTTTGCCAATGTGCTTCGTAGATCAAGTAAGCCAGTAATTCTTGCAGCCAATAAAGCGGAAACTTTTGAGCGTCAGAATTTAGTTTCTGCTGAGTTTTATGCTTTGGGTCTTGGAGATGTTTTTCCTATTTCGGCCATTGATGGCTCAGGAACAGGAGAATTGCTCGACGAAGTTGTGAAACACTTTGAAGATGATGGTATAGAAAATCCAGATCAAGGAATTCCTAGAATTGCGATTTTGGGTAGACCAAACGCAGGGAAGTCATCTTTTTTGAATGCACTTTTGGGTAAAGATCGCAGCATCGTAACTGACGAAGCAGGAACAACCCGTGATAGTATAGATACGCGTTATAAGTTATATGGAAATGACTTTATCCTTACCGATACCGCTGGTATTCGTAAAAAAGCCAAAGTACAAGAGAGTATAGAGTTTTATTCAGTCCTTCGTTCTATCAAGGCTTTGGAAAATTCAGATGTATGTGTTGTCTTGCTTGATGCCGAAAAAGGTATGGAAGCTCAGGATGTACATATTATTGCTCAGGCACACAATGCTAAAAAAGGTATTGTAGTCATGATGAATAAGTGGGACTTAGTAGAAAAAGACTCTAAAACTTCCGTTGCAATGGAAAAGGAGATCTTAGAAAAACTAGCTCCTATGAATTATATGCCTGTTATTTTTGCTTCGGCACTAAATAAGCAGCGTATTTTTCAAGTGATTGAAAAAGCGATGGAAGTATATGCAAACCGTAGTGAGAAAATCAACACGGCGAGAATAAATGACATTTTATTGCCGATAATCGAAAGGACTCCACCTCCAGCATTGAAAGGGAAGCATATCAAAATCAAATACATTATTCAGCTTCCTACGCCTTCTCCTACTTTTGTGTTCTTCTGTAATTTACCTCAGTACTTGAGAGAATCATATGAGCGTTTCTTGAAGAATCAAATAAGAAAGAATTTTGGATTTGAAGGTGTAGCTATCACAGTACTTTTTAGGAAAAAATAGACCTAGGAATCGTAAAATTGCTTACTAAGCACGGTTCTTGATAAAATATCAGTCATGGAAGATAAGATGATCAATCACGTTTTACTCATGGAAGGTCCTGATGCAAAAGGGCTAATTTTCTTTGTTACAAAAGTGCTATATGATAACTCTTGTAACATCATTCGTCAAGATGAGTATGTAAGTCCAGATGGTCATTTCTTTATGCGAACTCTTTTTGAAGGCATTGAGAAACTAGATGCGAATAAAATATTGGCGGACCTTAGAGTTAAGGTGCCCAATGAGGCTATTCAGTTTAGGCTTTCTGCCAAAAAGAAGAAAGATGTAGTGATACTTTGTACCAAAGAGCATCATTGCCTTTCTGACTTGATCACAAGATTTCATTTTCAAGAATTGGAAGCTAATATTTTGGCTGTTGTAAGCAACTATAATATTCTACAGCCATATGTTGAGAAATTTAATATTCCATTTCACTGTGTAAGTCATGTAGATTTGTCTAGAGAAGAGCACGAGGCTGCAATTCTAAAGACCGTAAGTCAATATAAACCTGAGTATTTAGTACTGGCAAAATACATGCGTATTCTTACGCCGAGCTTTGTGGCTGCTTATGCTAACAAAATAGTAAACATTCACCACTCTTTTTTACCTGCATTTATAGGAGCAAATCCTTACGGTCAGGCGTATGAGCGAGGGGTTAAGATCATAGGAGCAACAGCTCACTTCGTTAATAATAACTTAGACGAAGGACCTATAATTGCTCAAAATGTAAAAAAGGTTAGCCATAGGTATTCTGCAAAAGATATGGCTCGCGAAGGTAAGGAAACTGAGAAGTTGGTTCTTACCAATGCCTTGAAGTTAGTTTTTGATGACCGGGTTTTTATCCACGGTAATAGGACCATTATCTTATAAAACTACAAGCGTAAATCAGACAAATTAATAATACCTATATCTTATAAAACTACAAGCGTAAATCAGACAAATTAATAATACCTATACTGGAATTAAGCTTTTAGAAGAAAAAGCCATACCTAAGTACGAAGGGAGAGCTGTTTCCTCCTAACCCTTGTGGGGAAATGAATCCTTGGTTATAGCTATATCCCAAATTGTACATCACAGATATAAAGCTCCCTTTTTGTTGTCTATCTCTATTTTGGTAAAAACCAGCTCCAATAAGTGGTGAACCTCCCCATTTTCTTTGAGACTCAACTCCAGGTGCTCTATTCACTGTAGGGTCAAAACCATAGAATCTTTCTTCGTCAGCATTCATAAGTTCATACTCAGCGTGAACGAAAATAGTTCTCCATACAGGTTGTCTTACAAAAAATCTTGGACCAGCTGCAAAAGAGCCACTTTGTTGAAAACCTCCTTGATAAATGAAAGAAGCTCCCAGTCCAACTACAGTTCCAGCATCTGTAACTTCAATACCTGCCATAGGCGAAGCGTCTATGTAGAATGCTCCGAAGAAACCAAGCCAAATATTCCCGCCATAGTGCAATTTCTCAGAAAGTGCAGACTTAGGTTTTTCGAAGGTATATTCAGGCTCTTGTGGAATTTCCTCATCGTCTGGTGGAGGAGTAGTTATTTGTGCATAAGATGCTGAAAGAATGAATGGAAAAATTAAAAGGAATATCTTAAGTGGTTTTAACATTGATTTGCGGTTTTTGTGGCAAAAAGTCGGGTAACTCTATGCTATAAAGCAAGCGTTCTTCCAACATGTTCGCCCATTCGTTTAAATAAACGACAACATCATGTCTCACATTGCGACGGAGATGTCTCTTTTCTACAGGAAGTCTATTTAATACTTCTTCGTCGCTAAGATACTCCAAGTTTCTGAGGTCTTGAACGGAAAAACCGAAAGAAAGCAGTTCGAAAATCAACAGGTCCATTGGCATTGCACTAGTTTCGCAATAGTCGTTCAGTTGCTCACTCCAATCTCCTGAACCTTGTAAGGCATAGTTATGAATTTGTGCTTTTGACATATTGGTAACCTCCTGAGCCAAGTTGCCACAATTGCAACTACCCATGTGTCCCCACATGTACGGTTTGCCAGCTTGCATCTTTTTAGCGGTGGATCTCAGTGCATCTACGATTTCAATTTTTGCTTCAGCCATATCTATCTATACCTACTTTTGATCTAAAACTAGATGTAAATTTAGATTGTTTTGACTTTCTGCCAATTTTCTAGGCTTATGGTATCTTTCTCACTGATAACTCTTCCCTACAGTAGCCGAGATACTTTCGAGCATTATTTTATCCTTACAAGGACATGTCTTTGAGTTGAAATATCCGAAATGAGTCTACTCAAAAGTAGTGTAAGCCCTTCTTCCATAAATTACAATAACGATAAAGCAAACAAGTGGAACGATGAAAGAAAAATTAACCGAACCACTGTCAATAATTGTCGCTTGGGCAAGAGGCAATAATGCTCCTCCACCAATCGCCGCTACAAGACCCGCAGCACCTAGTTTGGCGTCATCTCCCACGCCCTTAAGTGCAATACCATAAATGGTAGGGAACATAAGTGACATACACGCAGAAACGGCGATAATGGCGTACATTCCTAATTCACCACCCACAAAAAGTACTGGAATTAAGAATACAATGGCAGCTATAGCCATGATCATTAGCAAAAGTCCTGGCTTCATGTATTTCATTAAGAAAGTGGTAATAAATCTACTTCCTGCAAAAAGTACCAAAGCGATAATTTGCATGCCTGATGATTTCTCTGCCGCGTCGGCTTCAATCATACCCATATCCATGTAAACTTTTGTACCATATTGAACTATAAATGTCCACATGGCAATTTGTGCACCTACATAGAATGCTTGAGCAATGACGCCCTCTCTATATCTTGGGTTTTTGAAAAGTCGATTGAAAGTGCCTTTTAGGTCTAAGCCCTTGCTATTATCTGCTGGCTTATATTCTGGCATTTTGTAAATCAAGAAAATGATGAACATCACAATAAGAACAAGCCCAATGATGACATAGGGACCTTTCACGATTTCTAAATCTGCCATTTTTATGGCATTAAATTCTTCAGTGGGTAATTGTGCTCTATCGGTAGAACTCATTTTATTCATTTTGCCCAAAATGAAGTTCGTTGCAATAAATGCACCCGTGATTGACCCCAAAGGGTTGAAAGCCTGAGCAAGGTTTAGTCGCTGAGTACTTGTCTCCTCCTCACCCATGGCAAGAATATATGGATTCGCACTTGTTTCCAAGAAACTTAAACCACATGTCATGACAAAATAGGCGATCAAAAAAGATTGAAAAAGCCCAAACTGAGCAGCTGGGATAAAAGCCAGACAGCCTAGTCCGTATAATGCTAAACCAATAAGGAGGCCTTTTTTGTATGTATACTTTTTTATAAAAATTGCCGCTGGAATTGCCATCAAACAATAACCACCATAAAATGCAACTTGTACGAAAGTACTGATGGTTTGACTTTGGTTAAAAATTGTTCCAAAGGCTTTTACCAAAGGGTTTGTAATGTCATTTGCAAATCCCCAGAGAGCGAAAAGGCTGGTTGTCAGGATGAAAGGTATTATCGGCGTTTTTTTGAGCATTGAGGGTAAGGGTTTGATCTCTCTAAACTAGTCTGTTCGTCGAAATTAAAAAAACAAAATAGTACAAAATGATTTTATTATATTGCTATTTGACAATTAAAACAAAGCTTTATGAATTATATAGCCTCTATCGACCAAGGCACCACAAGTACAAGATGTATCATTTTTGATAAAGGTGGCAACATTGTATCTATTCATCAGAAAGAACACGAACAGATTTTTCCAAAACCAGGTTGGGTAGAACATAATCCCGAAGAGATATGGAAGAACACGCTTGAAGTGGTTGCCCAAGCTCGTATAAATGGATCTATTGGAGTGAAGCAAATCGCAGCATGTGGTATCACCAATCAACGAGAGACAACAGTAGTTTGGAACAAAAAAACAGGAAAACCATATTACAATGCTATCGTTTGGCAAGATACTCGAGTAGGTAAAACGGTAGACGAACTTGAAAAATCGGTAGGAAGTGATTGGTTTAAAGAAAAAACAGGTTTACCACTTGCTACGTATTTCAGTGGACTCAAAGCCAAATGGATTCTTGACAATGTAGAAGGTGTAAGAGCAGATGCCGAGAAAGGTGATGCACTTTTTGGAAATATGGACACCTACGTGGTTTGGCACCTTACTGGCGGTGTAAATGGTGGAAAGCACCTTACTGACGTTACTAATGCCTCAAGAACCCAACTCATGAATATCAATACCATGGAGTGGGAAGATGAAATTTTGACTAGCTGGGGAATCCCAAAAGCAATGTTGCCTAAGATAGAACCAAGTAGCAAGGTATACGGAAACATTGTTTCAGAAGCCATGGAAGGAGTACCACTTGCTGGAATTCTTGGAGATCAACAAGCTGCTTTGGTTGGACAAACTTGCTTTCAACCAGGTACTGCCAAAAATACTTATGGTACAGGTTGCTTCATGCTGATGAATACCGGTACGGAGGCGATTCCATCTAAGTTTGGTTTGCTTACCACTGTTGCTTATC
This portion of the Spirosomataceae bacterium TFI 002 genome encodes:
- a CDS encoding MFS transporter, FHS family, L-fucose permease — its product is MLKKTPIIPFILTTSLFALWGFANDITNPLVKAFGTIFNQSQTISTFVQVAFYGGYCLMAIPAAIFIKKYTYKKGLLIGLALYGLGCLAFIPAAQFGLFQSFLIAYFVMTCGLSFLETSANPYILAMGEEETSTQRLNLAQAFNPLGSITGAFIATNFILGKMNKMSSTDRAQLPTEEFNAIKMADLEIVKGPYVIIGLVLIVMFIIFLIYKMPEYKPADNSKGLDLKGTFNRLFKNPRYREGVIAQAFYVGAQIAMWTFIVQYGTKVYMDMGMIEADAAEKSSGMQIIALVLFAGSRFITTFLMKYMKPGLLLMIMAIAAIVFLIPVLFVGGELGMYAIIAVSACMSLMFPTIYGIALKGVGDDAKLGAAGLVAAIGGGALLPLAQATIIDSGSVNFSFIVPLVCFIVIVIYGRRAYTTFE
- a CDS encoding glycerol kinase; this encodes MNYIASIDQGTTSTRCIIFDKGGNIVSIHQKEHEQIFPKPGWVEHNPEEIWKNTLEVVAQARINGSIGVKQIAACGITNQRETTVVWNKKTGKPYYNAIVWQDTRVGKTVDELEKSVGSDWFKEKTGLPLATYFSGLKAKWILDNVEGVRADAEKGDALFGNMDTYVVWHLTGGVNGGKHLTDVTNASRTQLMNINTMEWEDEILTSWGIPKAMLPKIEPSSKVYGNIVSEAMEGVPLAGILGDQQAALVGQTCFQPGTAKNTYGTGCFMLMNTGTEAIPSKFGLLTTVAYQFEGEPVHYALEGSVAIAGALVQWLRDNLGIIKDSTEVQTLAETVEDNGGAYFVPAFSGLYAPYWKNSARGVIAGLTRYVNKGHIARATLEATAYQTKDVLEAMEKDSGIEIKSLRVDGGMTVNEMLMQFQSDMLDVPVIRPKMIETTALGAAYAAGLAVGYWKNKEDLLQNWGIDKQWEANMPEELRASNYKGWKKAIERSFDWED
- a CDS encoding GTP-binding protein — its product is MSNIVAIVGRPNVGKSTLFNRLIEQRVAITDNESGVTRDRHYGQSVWTEKYFSVIDTGGYIVGSEDKFEAAIREQVEIALEEADVVIFVVETMSGLTDLDKDFANVLRRSSKPVILAANKAETFERQNLVSAEFYALGLGDVFPISAIDGSGTGELLDEVVKHFEDDGIENPDQGIPRIAILGRPNAGKSSFLNALLGKDRSIVTDEAGTTRDSIDTRYKLYGNDFILTDTAGIRKKAKVQESIEFYSVLRSIKALENSDVCVVLLDAEKGMEAQDVHIIAQAHNAKKGIVVMMNKWDLVEKDSKTSVAMEKEILEKLAPMNYMPVIFASALNKQRIFQVIEKAMEVYANRSEKINTARINDILLPIIERTPPPALKGKHIKIKYIIQLPTPSPTFVFFCNLPQYLRESYERFLKNQIRKNFGFEGVAITVLFRKK
- a CDS encoding formyltetrahydrofolate deformylase, which translates into the protein MEDKMINHVLLMEGPDAKGLIFFVTKVLYDNSCNIIRQDEYVSPDGHFFMRTLFEGIEKLDANKILADLRVKVPNEAIQFRLSAKKKKDVVILCTKEHHCLSDLITRFHFQELEANILAVVSNYNILQPYVEKFNIPFHCVSHVDLSREEHEAAILKTVSQYKPEYLVLAKYMRILTPSFVAAYANKIVNIHHSFLPAFIGANPYGQAYERGVKIIGATAHFVNNNLDEGPIIAQNVKKVSHRYSAKDMAREGKETEKLVLTNALKLVFDDRVFIHGNRTIIL
- a CDS encoding GTP-binding protein Era gives rise to the protein MQDNHKAGFISIVGKPNVGKSTLMNELVGEKLSIITSKAQTTRHRIMGIVNGEMENQEFQIVYSDTPGIIKPQYELHNSMMEFVHGSLEDADVVLFVTDIFEKYDEEDVIQKLGKSEAPVILIINKIDLATQEQIDEKIAHWNTILNAREVLTVSALHGKGVLEVLVNIIQLLPVHPPYFPKDELTDKPERFFAAEIIREKILENYKKEIPYACEVVITEFKEEEKIIHIYAEIYVERATQRAILLGHKGERIKKVGTDGRIKMEEFFGKKVFLQTYIKVEPDWRLKKDKLKKFGY